GGAGCAGCCTGTACATAGGCGTGCCGGACGACATGTCATTCTCGATCTCTTTTACGCATTTTTTCTGGCTGTCCGTCAGTTCGAACGGCAGCGCGCGCGAAAAGGACTCGACCCTGCCGGCTTCCACTTCATGCCTGATACCGTTGGACTTGAACGCGCGCCGCTTGAGCGCCATGGCGACCTGCAGGGTGAAGAACTCCTCGAAAACGAACCTCCTGTACGCTCGTTCCAGGTTGTCCATGGAATACGGAAAATGTATGTTCTCGACAGCGAACCTGAGGTCCACGAGTTTTCCTCTGGTAATGACCCTGGCCGGCAGGGATTCCACTATACCGGGAAGATGGCCGTGTATGGCCCCGTATATTATCTTCCTCAGGTATTTTTGCGTAAGATCGCCAGAAAGCGGATATACCGGAACTATGCGTCCGATGTCCAGCGAGTCCTTCTTGACCTCGTCGGCCTCCAATATCTCATAAGCCGGATGCACTATCTGAAGACGGCGCTGGACCTCGCATTTACCATACAACACCACCCTCTGCCCGGGCTGGAACACCTTCTGCATATAAGGCTGGTTATACCATACCGCGAAAACCCGGTTCGAACCGTCACCCACCGCTATCTCGAATATCCGGGTCCCGGTCTTAGCCGTAAACACGCTCTTTTTAAGCACTTTGCCGGTCACGGTATTATACTCCCCGACGACGACATCCTTTACGGGGACTATCCGGCTGCGGTCCTCATATCTTCTGGGGAGATAATTAAAAAGGTCCTCGACCGTACGTATACCGGCCTTATTGAGGACAACGGCCCTTTGGGGGCCTACCCCTTTTATAAATCGCACCGGTATGTTCTTTGGAGGGTTTTTCTCTTGCATAATAAGGTCTAATATGTTATTATCTGCTACTGTTCATGGTGAAATATCATAGGAACAGCGGCTGTTCTGGAGGCATACGTAGACGCCTCTTTAGAGAATTATAAGAGAAAGGTCATGAGATGGCAAGAGAATGTTATGTTTGTGGTAAAAAACCCGTGAGCGGCAAGACGATAAGCCGTAGAGGTATGGCTAAAAGTAAAGGCGGCGTTGGCCAGAGGATAACCGGGAACACCCTTAGGCGTTTCCTCCCCAACACGCAGTCCATAACCGCGCTTATAGATGGCAAACCGAAGAAAATAAAGATAT
Above is a genomic segment from Candidatus Omnitrophota bacterium containing:
- the rpmB gene encoding 50S ribosomal protein L28 — its product is MARECYVCGKKPVSGKTISRRGMAKSKGGVGQRITGNTLRRFLPNTQSITALIDGKPKKIKICAKCLKAGKVRKVV